In bacterium, a single genomic region encodes these proteins:
- a CDS encoding GGDEF domain-containing protein — protein sequence MTTGTAKGRPRSRPGDLFLLALILLNLVCGIGLIVALRADLSKDLVAVESTLVSSKISAYLWGKILRFTSAVEQGEKAQGGVPVKWDVDPPTVVGDLPAEGNFQRIRSGTGEWLPIFVGTPRDLQNRGRVLPLGFLVNGGLGRDQRYAVGAISLADVDGYLGDLQKRGILCRVVDTERHILFGATGGFPDRGNSASRHTVEAPVMGGALSREWSLQTYIPDTSSHLPALPQAILAIFFLFNMVALVFLRQRFILPSEAALAAVAETVDAQGENLPSGAAPTYIAVAVNSLLSRFRREAEEEKRSIRESTERRILEISESQKNLLSHHRLTKKMLQSHQAEEVFEILLGGIAERYGFPGTLIGKVSNDGYLVFQGETDPVSGSPLRIPLWHSGYLLARTFWSGNMLHASPLELPHHPEEEPILGSSPVLCLPVMRNLKARCVDAKNCADRTCPSYYSENLKCWLRNIPPEFFTGEEDPEIHRDVINACLRCEVFPSSALLVVRSVENGKMLTRENAIPISNLASEAGLALEVVSLYDNMKIMAVTDGLTGLFNHREFYQSLRRELERARRYRHTLSLLMIDVDDFKRFNDRFGHPAGDFALRKIAELIRNCARATDIIARYGGEEFAVILPESTPGGALMVAERIKLEVGDHNFIPNAKEPVNITVSIGIYSSDCGDVSEDQMVSYADGASYVAKKSGKNQVVVKAPD from the coding sequence TTGACGACCGGAACGGCAAAAGGAAGGCCACGCTCCCGTCCGGGAGATCTCTTCCTGCTTGCCCTCATCCTGTTGAACCTGGTGTGCGGCATCGGCCTCATCGTTGCCTTGCGGGCGGATCTTTCGAAGGACCTGGTCGCTGTTGAAAGCACGCTCGTCTCCTCGAAGATCAGCGCGTACCTCTGGGGAAAGATCCTCCGTTTCACCTCTGCGGTGGAGCAGGGGGAGAAAGCGCAAGGGGGAGTGCCGGTCAAGTGGGACGTGGACCCGCCGACCGTCGTCGGCGATCTTCCCGCGGAAGGAAATTTCCAGCGCATCCGCTCCGGCACGGGGGAATGGCTTCCCATCTTCGTGGGGACGCCGCGGGATCTTCAAAACAGGGGGCGCGTTCTCCCGCTCGGGTTCCTGGTCAACGGGGGATTGGGACGGGACCAACGATATGCCGTAGGGGCGATTTCCCTCGCCGACGTCGACGGATACCTCGGGGATCTGCAGAAGCGGGGAATCCTTTGCCGAGTCGTCGATACGGAGAGACACATCCTGTTCGGCGCCACAGGGGGATTCCCGGATCGCGGAAACTCCGCATCCCGGCACACGGTAGAAGCGCCGGTGATGGGCGGAGCGCTCTCCAGGGAGTGGTCCCTGCAAACGTACATTCCGGACACGAGCTCCCACCTGCCGGCCCTGCCGCAGGCCATCCTTGCAATCTTCTTCCTTTTCAACATGGTGGCCCTCGTCTTCCTCCGCCAGCGGTTCATTTTGCCATCGGAGGCGGCTTTGGCGGCGGTCGCGGAAACCGTCGACGCACAAGGCGAGAACCTTCCATCGGGCGCGGCCCCCACCTATATTGCCGTGGCGGTCAACAGCCTGCTGTCGCGTTTCCGCCGTGAGGCGGAAGAGGAAAAACGATCGATCCGTGAGAGCACCGAGCGACGTATCCTGGAGATCTCCGAATCCCAAAAGAACCTGCTATCGCACCACCGGCTCACAAAGAAGATGCTCCAGTCGCACCAAGCCGAAGAGGTCTTCGAAATCCTTCTCGGCGGGATCGCGGAGAGGTACGGGTTTCCGGGAACGTTGATCGGGAAAGTCTCCAACGACGGATATCTTGTCTTCCAGGGGGAAACCGATCCCGTCTCTGGGAGCCCGCTCAGGATCCCCCTGTGGCACTCCGGCTACCTTCTTGCGCGGACGTTCTGGTCCGGGAACATGCTTCATGCGTCCCCCCTGGAACTTCCTCATCATCCGGAGGAGGAACCGATCCTGGGTTCCTCTCCCGTACTCTGCCTCCCGGTGATGCGAAACCTGAAAGCGCGTTGCGTGGACGCGAAAAATTGCGCGGACAGGACCTGCCCAAGTTACTATTCCGAAAACCTGAAGTGTTGGTTGAGGAATATTCCGCCGGAGTTCTTCACCGGTGAGGAAGATCCGGAGATCCATCGAGATGTGATCAACGCCTGCCTCCGGTGCGAAGTTTTCCCTTCCTCCGCACTTCTGGTCGTACGGAGCGTCGAGAACGGAAAGATGTTGACCCGGGAAAACGCGATACCCATATCCAACCTGGCGTCGGAAGCGGGGCTTGCACTCGAAGTGGTGTCCCTATACGATAACATGAAGATTATGGCTGTAACTGATGGATTGACTGGGCTATTCAATCATCGTGAATTCTACCAGTCGTTGCGCAGGGAACTGGAGCGTGCCCGCAGGTATCGGCACACCCTGTCGCTCCTGATGATCGACGTCGACGATTTCAAGCGGTTCAATGACCGTTTCGGCCATCCCGCCGGAGACTTCGCGCTTCGGAAAATCGCGGAACTTATACGAAACTGCGCACGAGCCACGGATATAATCGCGCGGTACGGAGGGGAGGAGTTTGCCGTCATTCTCCCGGAATCGACCCCGGGAGGCGCACTGATGGTCGCCGAAAGGATCAAGTTGGAAGTCGGGGATCACAATTTCATCCCAAACGCGAAAGAACCGGTGAATATAACTGTAAGTATAGGTATTTATAGCTCCGATTGCGGGGATGTCTCCGAGGACCAGATGGTATCGTATGCGGACGGGGCATCCTACGTCGCCAAGAAATCGGGGAAGAACCAGGTCGTTGTGAAGGCGCCGGACTGA
- a CDS encoding multiheme c-type cytochrome: MSRGLRIIGAVVVLYAFAYTAQLLYLRHSATADPHASLRDPARCSSCHIEEHPEPGRPYRQMNFRKDIFTLCTGCHSRPVTHPIDIAPRRGISGKLPLDADGTMTCVTCHTPHGDAHATRRFTGRPLVEKLRDTVFPFLPGRFRTYFLRVANVEGELCNNCHAPGAISAQPPERKTDLANYAGSRSCASCHPVEFEEWKRSPHARMVRTPGKHPGAVLAKFEGSSPFPPSEIAYVLGGRGAQRFVSRKGDALVVRTPIWVVRTGTWNLDYWREQDWRKSCAGCHVTGYDPTVPAFAEEGIGCEACHGPGRIHVTSGKRGDIVHPGRLSAPRRAMICEGCHTAGHDSTGEYRFPVGFLPGGDLSKYFFGLVPKPGQDDSTFRGDGTPADRHAQFRFWSSRMLVVEGETCDLCKNFRGGSAGKEPGGEPKKMSPSEFCRSCHGGRVLPSPRHHKDGNVTRAGECLSCHPVRRSRNGVPSVHDHKYLPEEALGKKVFPPSPDFRSICFVCHPSPAKGA, encoded by the coding sequence GTGAGCCGGGGGCTTCGGATCATCGGAGCTGTCGTAGTACTGTACGCTTTCGCGTACACTGCCCAGCTTTTGTATCTTCGACACTCCGCCACCGCCGACCCGCACGCTTCCCTCCGGGATCCCGCGCGCTGTTCGTCCTGCCACATCGAGGAGCATCCCGAACCGGGTCGTCCCTACCGGCAGATGAACTTCCGGAAGGACATCTTCACGCTTTGCACCGGCTGCCACTCCCGTCCGGTGACCCACCCGATCGACATCGCCCCACGCCGCGGAATCTCTGGAAAGCTCCCCCTCGACGCCGACGGAACGATGACCTGCGTCACCTGCCACACGCCGCACGGGGATGCCCACGCTACCCGGCGCTTCACCGGACGTCCCCTGGTGGAGAAACTCCGGGACACCGTCTTTCCCTTCCTTCCCGGCCGCTTCCGCACCTATTTTCTCCGGGTGGCGAACGTCGAGGGAGAACTTTGCAATAACTGCCACGCCCCGGGCGCCATCTCCGCGCAACCACCGGAAAGGAAGACCGACCTGGCGAACTACGCCGGGTCCCGTTCGTGCGCCTCCTGCCATCCGGTGGAATTCGAGGAGTGGAAGCGTTCCCCCCACGCCCGGATGGTCCGGACTCCCGGCAAGCATCCCGGGGCGGTACTGGCGAAGTTCGAGGGAAGTTCCCCCTTCCCCCCGTCGGAGATCGCTTATGTGCTTGGAGGCCGCGGCGCGCAGCGGTTCGTCAGCCGCAAGGGAGACGCCCTCGTCGTGCGCACGCCCATCTGGGTCGTCCGCACCGGGACGTGGAACCTCGACTACTGGCGGGAACAGGATTGGAGGAAAAGCTGCGCCGGATGCCACGTGACCGGCTACGACCCGACCGTGCCCGCCTTCGCGGAGGAAGGGATCGGTTGCGAAGCGTGCCATGGGCCTGGCCGCATCCACGTCACCAGCGGAAAACGGGGCGACATCGTCCATCCCGGAAGGCTTTCCGCCCCTCGCCGGGCGATGATCTGCGAAGGGTGCCACACCGCCGGGCACGACTCCACGGGCGAGTACCGATTCCCCGTCGGGTTCCTCCCCGGAGGAGACCTGTCGAAATATTTCTTCGGGCTGGTGCCGAAGCCCGGGCAGGACGATTCGACGTTCCGGGGGGACGGCACTCCCGCCGACCGCCACGCCCAGTTCCGGTTCTGGTCCTCCCGCATGCTCGTCGTCGAGGGGGAAACGTGCGACCTGTGCAAGAATTTCCGCGGTGGATCCGCCGGGAAGGAACCGGGCGGGGAGCCGAAAAAGATGTCCCCGTCGGAGTTCTGCCGTTCCTGCCACGGTGGCCGCGTTCTGCCGTCTCCCCGACATCATAAGGACGGAAACGTCACGCGCGCCGGGGAATGCCTCTCCTGCCACCCGGTCCGGCGCTCCCGAAACGGCGTCCCCTCGGTGCACGACCACAAGTATCTGCCGGAAGAAGCCCTCGGGAAAAAGGTCTTTCCTCCATCCCCCGATTTCCGTAGCATCTGTTTTGTCTGTCATCCCTCGCCGGCAAAAGGAGCCTGA
- a CDS encoding TlpA disulfide reductase family protein, with translation MSRTLRFTALVLVLVAMLPVAASALCVEVGKPVPDVTLPTIDGKSVTLSSYRGKIVLLAFWASWCPRCVEELTFLQGIYKMSPDIVVLAINQESQNISSAHIDRIRKTLKESKIDFPVLIDRNLDAWNTFCINALPTSIIVDPKGKIRFAEPNYYWATQDKIADIIAEIRKEKK, from the coding sequence ATGTCCCGCACACTCCGGTTCACCGCGCTCGTCCTCGTACTGGTCGCGATGCTTCCCGTCGCCGCATCCGCCCTTTGCGTCGAGGTCGGCAAGCCCGTCCCCGACGTCACGCTTCCGACGATCGACGGGAAGAGCGTGACGCTTTCCTCGTATCGCGGAAAGATCGTGCTCCTGGCTTTCTGGGCCTCCTGGTGCCCCCGATGCGTCGAGGAACTCACCTTCCTCCAGGGAATCTACAAGATGAGCCCCGATATCGTGGTGCTCGCCATCAACCAGGAGAGCCAGAACATCTCCAGCGCCCACATCGACCGGATCCGGAAAACGTTGAAGGAGTCGAAGATCGACTTTCCGGTGCTGATCGACCGGAACCTCGACGCATGGAACACCTTCTGCATCAACGCTCTGCCGACCAGCATCATCGTCGATCCGAAGGGAAAGATCCGCTTCGCCGAGCCCAACTACTACTGGGCGACGCAGGACAAGATCGCCGATATCATCGCCGAGATCCGCAAGGAGAAGAAATGA